One genomic segment of Amycolatopsis sp. WQ 127309 includes these proteins:
- a CDS encoding biotin carboxylase N-terminal domain-containing protein yields the protein MPKRVLIANRGEIARRIARTCRRLGVDHVAVHSDADAGAAHLEGAFETVHIGPSAARESYLDIDAVVGAALRTDCDAVHPGYGFLSENPEFAARVTEAGLVYIGPDAATIAAMGDKARARELMAAAGVPVLPGSEHATESAAQLRADAARIGYPAILKPVAGGGGKGMRVVHGDAELPEAVAEAVRLGRAGFGDGRLLAERYVAAPRHIEVQVFGDRHGNVVHLLERECSLQRRHQKIVEEAPAPHLPPVTRKALLDAAVRGATALGYVGAGTFEFILDGDGRFFFLEVNTRLQVEHPVTEEITGLDLVEWQLRVADGEPLPLPQHRIRATGHAIECRVYAEDPAHGFRPAPGRAEVVEWPPGVRVEAAFDGPGAVPGFYDPMVAKLVAAGPDRETALARLRTAIGETTLVGLTTNLGFLGELLAEPRVLDGRVDTHLVDAFTARSAPPDRAARALACAAAMAVPDRTAGASPWSGTVGAFDRAALDPDAPLGRIGVRHEGRDREARLLSRDRAGLRVDTDGGRFTVLAAPAPGGLVRGTVGTTQWTGLATAAGYEIVIGGHRVALGRRSFDEGGGDTSDGAVRTPMPGVVVGVACAPGARVEAGELLVVVEAMKMENRIVAPFAGTIERLSCAQHETVTADQVLVTLTPEGDTHA from the coding sequence ATGCCGAAACGTGTGCTGATCGCCAACCGCGGTGAGATCGCCCGCCGGATCGCGCGCACCTGCCGCCGGCTCGGCGTCGACCACGTCGCCGTGCACTCCGACGCCGACGCGGGTGCCGCCCACCTCGAAGGCGCCTTCGAGACCGTCCACATCGGACCGTCGGCGGCCCGGGAGAGCTACCTCGACATCGACGCGGTCGTCGGCGCGGCGCTGCGGACCGACTGCGACGCCGTCCACCCCGGTTACGGCTTCCTGTCGGAGAACCCGGAGTTCGCGGCGCGGGTGACCGAGGCCGGGCTGGTCTACATCGGACCGGACGCCGCCACGATCGCGGCGATGGGGGACAAGGCCCGGGCCCGGGAGCTGATGGCCGCCGCCGGCGTGCCGGTGCTGCCCGGTTCGGAGCATGCGACGGAGTCCGCGGCGCAGCTGCGCGCCGACGCCGCGCGGATCGGGTACCCGGCGATCCTCAAGCCGGTCGCCGGGGGCGGCGGCAAGGGCATGCGCGTGGTCCACGGCGACGCCGAGCTGCCCGAGGCGGTGGCCGAGGCCGTCCGCCTCGGCCGGGCCGGCTTCGGCGACGGCCGGCTGCTGGCCGAGCGGTACGTCGCCGCGCCCCGGCACATCGAGGTCCAGGTGTTCGGCGACCGGCACGGGAACGTGGTGCACCTGCTCGAACGCGAGTGCTCGCTGCAGCGCCGGCACCAGAAGATCGTCGAGGAGGCGCCGGCCCCGCACCTGCCGCCGGTCACCCGCAAGGCCCTGCTCGACGCGGCCGTGCGGGGCGCCACCGCGCTGGGGTACGTCGGCGCCGGCACGTTCGAGTTCATCCTCGACGGCGACGGCCGGTTCTTCTTCCTTGAGGTCAACACCCGGCTGCAGGTGGAGCACCCGGTCACCGAGGAGATCACCGGGCTCGACCTGGTCGAGTGGCAGCTGCGCGTCGCCGACGGCGAGCCGCTCCCGCTGCCGCAGCACCGGATCCGGGCCACCGGCCACGCGATCGAGTGCCGGGTCTACGCCGAGGACCCGGCCCACGGGTTCCGGCCCGCGCCCGGCCGCGCCGAGGTCGTCGAGTGGCCGCCCGGGGTCCGCGTCGAAGCCGCGTTCGACGGGCCCGGCGCGGTGCCGGGCTTCTACGATCCGATGGTCGCGAAGCTGGTGGCCGCCGGGCCGGACCGGGAAACGGCGCTCGCCCGCCTCCGCACCGCGATCGGGGAGACCACGCTCGTCGGGCTGACCACCAACCTCGGCTTCCTCGGCGAGCTGCTGGCCGAACCCCGCGTGCTCGACGGCCGCGTCGACACCCACCTGGTCGACGCCTTCACCGCCCGGTCCGCGCCGCCGGACCGGGCGGCGCGGGCCCTCGCCTGCGCGGCGGCCATGGCGGTGCCGGACCGGACCGCCGGGGCCTCGCCGTGGTCGGGCACCGTCGGGGCGTTCGACCGCGCCGCCCTCGACCCCGACGCGCCGCTCGGACGGATCGGCGTCCGCCACGAAGGCCGGGACCGCGAGGCCCGGCTACTGTCCCGCGACCGCGCCGGGCTGCGCGTCGACACCGACGGCGGCCGCTTCACCGTGCTCGCCGCACCCGCGCCGGGCGGGCTGGTCCGCGGCACCGTCGGGACCACCCAGTGGACCGGGTTGGCCACCGCGGCCGGCTACGAGATCGTCATCGGCGGCCACCGCGTCGCGCTGGGCCGCCGGAGTTTCGACGAAGGCGGCGGTGACACCTCCGACGGCGCCGTGCGCACGCCGATGCCGGGGGTCGTCGTCGGGGTGGCCTGCGCACCCGGTGCGCGGGTCGAAGCGGGGGAGCTGCTGGTGGTCGTCGAGGCGATGAAGATGGAGAACCGCATCGTCGCGCCGTTCGCCGGGACGATCGAGCGGCTTTCCTGCGCGCAGCACGAAACCGTCACCGCCGACCAGGTCCTGGTCACGCTCACACCCGAAGGAGACACCCATGCCTGA
- a CDS encoding LuxR family transcriptional regulator, whose protein sequence is MLIRSPDLIGRDGELRELATAFDDALAGHGRAVVLVGESGIGKSRLAREAAARAAGRGARVLRGQGSSIGPLVPFRPLAEALLSLTRDTEPLDVAELGPYLPALGVLVPDWRTGPDDDPAPPLLVVAEAVLRLLAVVGRAGGCVLVLDDLHDTDAETLFVLEYLVNNLESARVLLIGTIRDHTSAARDIARSAARHGVCAVRTLHRLGRDDVHGVIAACLGTDRERVPGATAGHLWQLSTGIPFLVEELLHELIHDGLLLERSDGWHLADKPAGTVPVALVTSIEARMTQLGPDGAELLAAAAVMGARFAAPVVQRAAGADDRTVAGFLDAVIDARLVEPDPAALGWYAFRHPLTVEAVLTRLGPTRRAELARLAADAAERLHPGLPGDWCARVAELRRLAGDRAVAGRLFADAGQRALAVGAAGAAVGLFGRADALLTDSPDLPLRGGVLESLAYVLGETGQVERAFELSGRLDEVGLFHRAAALHARLAWAACLAGRYDAGLAQVAAARACHGSAGPDRQGAAIDAVHALLLLEAPGGGGEAGQLAAAALAQAERHDDAVVACQALLALGVLAWERDPDAARDHLERARLLTETHRLPLWRTHVLLRLGEHLAQADGDVGGLVLARDQADRGGAVAVSHAADARIVRYGQVLGGEYRPGEPARLAAAAERHHLDAVVRHARVTRAICAAHQADRAGMTEALAGIRAADGDPGPGLAQAFCALLEEDRDRARRDLRLAGGAPLSGRHGLGPLLDVLAGDLGPDELAAAAAAPAGRLRWNRQFTALAEAVLHGRHGDSARAEAAAKEARDAARPYRMAIHLGARLVAEAALADGWGDPVPWLRAAEEYFHDAAVPAVAGACRVLLRRAGEPVRQRRPGLHRLPRELLDAGVTVREYDVFRLLAHRLGNTEIARRLLISPKTVEKHVSSLMTKTKLPDRVTLFTYASDIGP, encoded by the coding sequence ATGCTGATCCGGTCGCCGGACCTGATCGGCCGGGACGGCGAGCTGCGGGAACTCGCCACGGCCTTCGACGACGCGCTGGCCGGGCACGGCCGCGCCGTCGTCCTCGTCGGGGAAAGCGGGATCGGCAAGTCCCGGCTCGCGCGGGAGGCGGCCGCCCGGGCGGCCGGGCGCGGCGCCCGGGTGCTGCGCGGCCAAGGCAGCTCGATCGGGCCGCTGGTGCCGTTCCGCCCGCTGGCCGAGGCCCTGCTCTCGCTGACCCGGGACACCGAACCCCTCGACGTCGCCGAGCTCGGCCCGTACCTGCCGGCGCTCGGCGTCCTCGTCCCCGACTGGCGCACCGGCCCGGACGACGACCCGGCGCCGCCGCTGCTGGTCGTCGCCGAGGCGGTGCTGCGGCTGCTCGCGGTGGTGGGCCGGGCCGGCGGCTGCGTGCTGGTGCTCGACGACCTCCACGACACCGACGCGGAGACCCTGTTCGTGCTGGAGTACCTGGTCAACAACCTGGAATCGGCCCGGGTCCTGCTGATCGGCACGATCCGCGACCACACCTCCGCCGCCCGCGACATCGCCCGCTCGGCGGCCCGGCACGGCGTCTGCGCCGTCCGGACCCTGCACCGGCTGGGCCGCGACGACGTGCACGGCGTGATCGCGGCGTGCCTCGGCACGGACCGCGAGCGGGTGCCGGGCGCGACGGCCGGGCACCTGTGGCAGCTCAGCACCGGCATCCCGTTCCTCGTCGAAGAACTCCTGCACGAGCTGATCCACGACGGCCTGCTGCTCGAGCGGTCCGACGGCTGGCACCTCGCGGACAAACCGGCCGGGACCGTGCCCGTCGCGCTGGTCACCAGCATCGAGGCCCGGATGACCCAGCTGGGACCGGATGGCGCCGAACTGCTGGCCGCCGCGGCCGTCATGGGTGCCCGGTTCGCCGCGCCGGTGGTCCAGCGGGCCGCCGGGGCCGACGACCGGACGGTGGCCGGCTTCCTCGACGCCGTGATCGACGCGCGGCTCGTCGAGCCGGACCCGGCGGCGCTCGGCTGGTACGCCTTCCGGCACCCGCTCACCGTCGAGGCCGTGCTCACCCGGCTGGGTCCCACCCGGCGGGCCGAACTCGCCCGGCTCGCCGCGGACGCCGCCGAACGGCTGCACCCCGGGCTCCCCGGCGACTGGTGCGCCCGGGTCGCGGAGCTGCGGCGGCTCGCGGGCGACCGGGCCGTCGCGGGACGGCTGTTCGCGGACGCCGGGCAACGCGCGCTCGCCGTCGGGGCGGCCGGGGCCGCGGTCGGGCTGTTCGGCCGCGCCGACGCGCTGCTGACCGACAGCCCCGATCTCCCGCTGCGCGGCGGTGTCCTCGAGTCGCTGGCCTACGTGCTCGGCGAGACCGGGCAGGTCGAGCGGGCCTTCGAGCTGTCGGGCCGGCTCGACGAGGTCGGGCTGTTCCACCGGGCCGCCGCGCTGCACGCGCGGCTGGCCTGGGCCGCCTGCCTGGCGGGCCGGTACGACGCCGGGCTCGCCCAGGTGGCCGCCGCCCGGGCGTGTCACGGGTCCGCCGGCCCGGACCGGCAGGGCGCGGCGATCGACGCCGTCCACGCGCTCCTGCTGCTGGAGGCGCCGGGCGGGGGCGGCGAAGCCGGGCAGCTGGCCGCGGCCGCCCTGGCGCAGGCCGAGCGGCACGACGACGCGGTCGTCGCCTGCCAGGCGCTGCTCGCGCTCGGCGTCCTCGCCTGGGAGCGGGACCCGGACGCGGCCCGGGACCACCTCGAGCGGGCCCGGCTGCTGACCGAGACGCACCGGCTGCCGCTGTGGCGCACGCACGTCCTGCTCCGGCTGGGCGAGCACCTCGCGCAGGCGGACGGCGACGTCGGCGGCCTGGTGCTGGCCCGGGACCAGGCGGACCGCGGTGGCGCGGTGGCGGTGAGCCACGCGGCGGACGCCCGGATCGTCCGGTACGGCCAGGTGCTCGGGGGCGAGTACCGGCCCGGCGAGCCGGCGCGGCTGGCGGCGGCCGCCGAGCGCCACCACCTCGACGCCGTCGTCCGCCACGCCCGCGTCACCCGCGCGATCTGCGCCGCCCACCAAGCGGACCGGGCGGGCATGACCGAAGCGCTGGCCGGAATCCGCGCCGCCGACGGTGACCCCGGCCCGGGGCTGGCCCAGGCGTTCTGCGCCCTGCTCGAGGAGGACCGCGACCGCGCCCGGCGCGACCTGAGGCTCGCCGGCGGCGCGCCCCTGTCCGGCCGGCACGGGCTCGGGCCGCTGCTGGACGTCCTGGCCGGTGACCTGGGCCCGGACGAGCTGGCCGCCGCGGCCGCGGCCCCGGCGGGCCGGTTGCGCTGGAACCGGCAGTTCACCGCGCTGGCGGAGGCGGTCCTGCACGGCCGCCACGGCGACAGCGCCCGCGCGGAAGCCGCGGCGAAGGAGGCCCGGGACGCGGCCCGCCCGTACCGGATGGCGATCCACCTCGGGGCCCGGCTCGTGGCCGAGGCCGCCCTCGCCGACGGCTGGGGTGACCCGGTGCCGTGGCTGCGCGCCGCGGAGGAGTACTTCCACGACGCCGCGGTCCCGGCGGTCGCCGGCGCGTGCCGGGTCCTGCTGCGCCGCGCGGGCGAGCCGGTCCGGCAGCGACGGCCCGGCCTGCACCGGCTCCCCCGGGAGCTGCTCGACGCCGGCGTCACCGTCCGGGAGTACGACGTGTTCCGGCTCCTGGCGCACCGGCTCGGCAACACCGAGATCGCCCGGCGGCTGCTGATCTCCCCGAAGACGGTGGAAAAGCACGTGTCCAGCCTGATGACGAAGACGAAGCTGCCCGACCGCGTCACCCTCTTCACCTACGCCTCGGACATCGGCCCGTGA
- a CDS encoding aminotransferase class I/II-fold pyridoxal phosphate-dependent enzyme — protein MHSFLNIKKSARISDDFWDVTNKAGLFDVVVAGLGDGRHRALADGHEFVNMSSYSYLGLDTHPKLVRAAADAVLAEGALNTSTSRMRVRFGALRDAEAALSELFDVEAVTLNSCAAAAWAALPLVASGIFTEGEPPLMVFDKNAHFCLNAMKPSVADETEVAVVPHNDVEALEELCKQHKRVAYVADGVYSTGGQAPVKELLRLQEKYGLFLVFDEAHGISTVGHRGRGVVLEELGQINDRTIIITSLNKGFGASGGAIFLGRRGSQWRLDTAQRNGGPLMWSQRINTAGLGGLLASAELHRTPELTALQQRLQDNIARFDRLVETGERGDGLPIRFVRVGSEDATVRLAQGLFRNGFYVSPIFFPIIGRGKAGLRIMLRASMTTAEIEKFAALLGTLGEA, from the coding sequence ATGCACTCGTTCCTGAACATCAAGAAGTCGGCCCGGATCAGCGACGACTTCTGGGACGTCACCAACAAGGCCGGGCTGTTCGACGTCGTCGTGGCCGGGCTCGGCGACGGCCGCCACCGCGCGCTCGCCGACGGCCACGAGTTCGTGAACATGTCGTCCTACTCCTACCTCGGCCTCGACACGCACCCGAAGCTGGTGCGGGCCGCGGCCGACGCCGTGCTCGCCGAAGGCGCGCTGAACACCTCGACGTCCCGGATGCGCGTGCGCTTCGGGGCGCTCAGGGACGCCGAAGCGGCGCTGTCGGAGCTGTTCGACGTCGAGGCGGTGACGCTCAACTCGTGCGCCGCCGCCGCGTGGGCGGCCCTGCCGCTCGTCGCGTCCGGCATCTTCACCGAGGGCGAGCCGCCGCTGATGGTGTTCGACAAGAACGCGCACTTCTGCCTCAACGCCATGAAGCCGAGCGTCGCCGACGAAACCGAAGTCGCCGTGGTGCCGCACAACGACGTCGAAGCGCTGGAAGAACTGTGCAAGCAGCACAAGCGGGTCGCCTACGTCGCCGACGGCGTCTACAGCACCGGGGGCCAGGCGCCGGTGAAGGAACTCCTTCGCCTGCAGGAGAAGTACGGCCTGTTCCTGGTCTTCGACGAGGCCCACGGCATCTCCACGGTCGGCCACCGCGGCCGTGGCGTCGTGCTCGAAGAACTGGGCCAGATCAACGACCGCACGATCATCATCACCTCGCTGAACAAGGGCTTCGGCGCGTCCGGCGGCGCGATCTTCCTCGGCCGCCGCGGGTCCCAGTGGCGGCTGGACACCGCGCAGCGCAACGGCGGCCCGCTGATGTGGTCGCAGCGGATCAACACCGCGGGCCTCGGCGGGCTGCTCGCGTCCGCGGAGCTGCACCGGACCCCCGAGCTGACCGCGTTGCAGCAGCGGCTGCAGGACAACATCGCCCGGTTCGACCGCCTGGTGGAGACCGGCGAACGCGGCGACGGCCTGCCGATCCGGTTCGTCCGGGTGGGGTCGGAGGACGCGACCGTCCGGCTCGCGCAGGGCCTGTTCCGCAACGGCTTCTACGTCTCGCCGATCTTCTTCCCGATCATCGGCCGCGGCAAGGCGGGGCTGCGGATCATGCTGCGCGCCAGCATGACCACCGCCGAGATCGAGAAGTTCGCCGCGTTGCTGGGCACGTTGGGGGAGGCGTGA
- a CDS encoding 3-hydroxybutyryl-CoA dehydrogenase, giving the protein MLANGITRVGVVGSGTMGAGIAELCVTKGVDVRLAVSRESSLVSAPRRIAASLGRRVEKGKLTPAERDAALARLSVGTDLADLADRQLVIEAIPEDEQLKLGLFATLDKVAGDDAVLATTTSAIAITRLAAVTSRPERVIGLHFFNPVTALRLVEVVPALPTADAVTDLVTAFAEDTLDRRAVTVADRSGFVVNALLVPYLLAAIRLVEAGYCPAERVDLAMELGCAHPMGPLRLADLIGLDVVAAIAAALHAEFKEPLYATPPSLARLVEAGHLGRKTGRGFHTY; this is encoded by the coding sequence GTGCTTGCGAACGGAATCACCCGGGTCGGCGTGGTCGGCTCGGGCACGATGGGCGCGGGGATCGCCGAGCTCTGCGTGACGAAGGGCGTCGACGTCCGGCTGGCGGTGTCGCGGGAGTCTTCGCTGGTCTCGGCGCCACGGCGGATCGCGGCGTCGCTCGGCCGCCGCGTGGAGAAGGGGAAGCTGACCCCGGCCGAGCGCGACGCCGCGCTGGCCCGCCTCTCGGTCGGCACGGACCTCGCCGACCTCGCCGACCGGCAGCTGGTGATCGAGGCGATCCCGGAGGACGAGCAGCTCAAGCTCGGCCTGTTCGCCACACTCGACAAGGTCGCCGGCGACGACGCGGTGCTGGCCACGACGACGTCGGCGATCGCGATCACCCGGCTCGCCGCGGTGACCAGCCGCCCGGAGCGGGTGATCGGCCTGCACTTCTTCAACCCGGTCACGGCGCTGCGGCTCGTCGAAGTCGTCCCGGCGCTGCCGACGGCCGACGCGGTGACCGACCTGGTGACGGCCTTCGCCGAGGACACGCTGGACCGGCGGGCGGTCACCGTCGCCGACCGCAGCGGGTTCGTGGTCAACGCGCTGCTGGTCCCGTACCTGCTCGCGGCGATCCGGCTGGTCGAGGCCGGCTACTGCCCGGCCGAGCGGGTCGACCTCGCGATGGAGCTGGGCTGCGCGCACCCGATGGGCCCGCTGCGGCTGGCCGACCTGATCGGCCTGGACGTCGTCGCCGCCATCGCGGCCGCACTGCACGCGGAGTTCAAGGAGCCGCTGTACGCCACGCCGCCGTCGCTGGCGCGGCTGGTCGAAGCCGGGCACCTCGGCCGCAAGACCGGCCGCGGCTTCCACACCTACTGA
- a CDS encoding carboxyl transferase domain-containing protein, whose amino-acid sequence MTALRSHVDVASAGFRRNVEDFEVNRAVIALAKAAALAGGSEKAHRKHADRGKLTARQRISRLLDPGTPLLEVGQLAAHDVYDEPVPSAALVTGIGVVAGRPFMIFANDATVKGGTYFPLGVRKHLRGQKIARENGLGCLYLVDSGGVFLPLQEDLFPDEDHLGRIFRNIAEMSAEGLPQLAAVMGSCTAGGAYIPAMCDETVMVRGTGTVFLGGPQLVRAATGEVVDAETLGGADLHTRVTGVADHLAENDDHALAILRDLAARSTRPRLAEPPQAPRPPKYDPAELPGVVSAGLKEHIPAREILARLLDDSELTEYRARFGPTIVCGTGHVGGYPVGVLINDGVLFSESAQKAANFIEVCAQRDIPLLFLHNINGFMVGAEYEAGGITKHGAKLVNAVSCAKVPKFSLVIGGSYGAGNFAMCGRSMGSQLMAMWPSARSTVVGAEQTAKVMTLIRGDQLAKEGRELTPEEEAAIREPILASYERQAQPLYYAARLWVDAVVDPVETRDWLALCLAMAADAPKRETRFGVFRM is encoded by the coding sequence GTGACGGCCCTGCGTTCGCACGTCGACGTCGCCTCGGCCGGCTTCCGCCGCAACGTCGAGGACTTCGAGGTCAACCGCGCGGTGATCGCCCTGGCCAAGGCCGCGGCGCTCGCCGGCGGCAGCGAGAAGGCCCACCGCAAGCACGCCGATCGCGGCAAACTGACCGCGCGGCAACGGATCTCCCGGCTGCTCGACCCCGGCACACCGCTGCTGGAGGTCGGGCAGCTCGCCGCGCACGACGTCTACGACGAGCCGGTCCCCTCGGCCGCGCTCGTCACCGGGATCGGGGTCGTGGCCGGCCGGCCGTTCATGATCTTCGCCAACGACGCCACCGTGAAGGGCGGCACGTACTTCCCGCTCGGCGTCCGCAAGCACCTGCGCGGGCAGAAGATCGCCCGCGAGAACGGCCTGGGCTGCCTCTACCTGGTCGACTCCGGCGGGGTGTTCCTGCCGCTGCAGGAGGACCTCTTCCCCGACGAGGACCACCTCGGCCGGATCTTCCGCAACATCGCGGAGATGTCGGCCGAGGGGCTGCCCCAGCTGGCGGCCGTGATGGGGTCGTGCACCGCCGGCGGCGCGTACATCCCGGCGATGTGCGACGAGACGGTGATGGTCCGCGGCACCGGCACCGTGTTCCTCGGCGGCCCGCAGCTGGTGCGCGCCGCGACGGGCGAGGTCGTCGACGCCGAGACGCTCGGCGGCGCCGACCTGCACACCCGCGTCACCGGCGTGGCCGACCACCTCGCCGAAAACGACGACCACGCCCTCGCGATCCTGCGTGACCTCGCCGCGCGCAGCACCCGGCCGCGGCTGGCGGAACCACCCCAGGCACCGCGGCCGCCGAAGTACGACCCCGCCGAGCTGCCGGGTGTCGTCAGCGCCGGGCTCAAGGAGCACATCCCGGCGCGCGAGATCCTGGCCCGGCTGCTCGACGACAGCGAGCTGACCGAGTACCGCGCCCGGTTCGGCCCGACGATCGTCTGCGGGACCGGGCACGTCGGCGGCTACCCGGTCGGGGTGCTGATCAACGACGGCGTCCTGTTCTCCGAGAGCGCGCAGAAGGCCGCGAACTTCATCGAGGTGTGCGCCCAGCGCGACATCCCGCTGCTGTTCCTGCACAACATCAACGGGTTCATGGTCGGCGCCGAGTACGAGGCCGGCGGGATCACCAAGCACGGCGCGAAGCTGGTCAACGCCGTCTCGTGCGCCAAGGTGCCGAAGTTCAGCCTGGTGATCGGCGGCAGTTACGGCGCCGGCAACTTCGCGATGTGCGGGCGGTCGATGGGCTCGCAGCTGATGGCGATGTGGCCGAGCGCGCGCTCCACGGTCGTCGGCGCGGAGCAGACGGCGAAGGTGATGACCCTCATCCGCGGCGACCAGCTCGCCAAGGAGGGCCGCGAGCTCACGCCCGAGGAGGAGGCGGCGATCCGGGAGCCGATCCTCGCCTCCTACGAGCGGCAGGCGCAGCCGTTGTACTACGCGGCCCGGCTGTGGGTCGACGCCGTCGTCGACCCCGTCGAGACCCGGGACTGGCTGGCGCTGTGCCTGGCCATGGCCGCCGACGCGCCGAAGCGGGAGACCCGCTTCGGGGTCTTCAGGATGTGA